In Agromyces sp. 3263, a single genomic region encodes these proteins:
- a CDS encoding helix-turn-helix transcriptional regulator, producing the protein MGKVVEFPGAVAPHATKPLWRHVLGEVLRVERLEQERILTEVAATAGVSPQYLSEIERGRKEPSSEILGSVADALGLELVDVVRRVGDRLGARLDEERREAERRERLTVEASYAFRADAAAPHPLDVAIVDLGHADAAGSVVVAGVGLAAPGDVFLLAA; encoded by the coding sequence ATGGGCAAGGTCGTCGAGTTCCCGGGGGCGGTCGCCCCGCATGCCACCAAGCCGCTCTGGCGGCACGTGCTCGGCGAGGTGCTCCGCGTTGAGCGCCTCGAGCAGGAGCGCATCCTGACCGAGGTCGCCGCCACGGCGGGCGTCTCGCCGCAGTACCTCTCCGAGATCGAGCGCGGCCGCAAGGAGCCGTCATCCGAGATCCTCGGGTCGGTCGCCGACGCGCTCGGCCTCGAGCTCGTCGACGTCGTGCGCCGCGTCGGCGACCGGCTCGGCGCGCGGCTCGACGAGGAGCGCCGCGAGGCCGAGCGGCGCGAGCGGCTCACCGTCGAGGCGTCCTACGCGTTCCGGGCGGACGCTGCGGCGCCGCATCCGCTCGACGTCGCCATCGTCGACCTGGGCCACGCGGATGCCGCGGGCTCGGTCGTCGTGGCGGGCGTCGGGCTCGCCGCGCCCGGCGACGTGTTCCTGCTCGCGGCGTAG
- a CDS encoding NAD(P)H-dependent oxidoreductase: protein MSTVRIGIIIGSTRPGRVGDQVANWVLEHAATRTDAEFELVDLADFALPHLDEAMPPSLGQYANDHTKAWAEKVDSFDGYIFVTPEYNHSTSGALKNALDFVYGEWNDKAAGLVSYGAAGGTRAAEHLRLILGELQVADVRQQVAFSLMTDFENYHVFTPAAYHQGMLAAQLDQLVPWAAALKGVRDARSALAQAA, encoded by the coding sequence ATGTCCACTGTCAGGATCGGCATCATCATCGGCAGCACGCGTCCGGGCCGCGTCGGCGACCAGGTCGCGAACTGGGTGCTCGAGCACGCCGCCACGCGCACCGACGCCGAGTTCGAGCTCGTCGACCTCGCCGACTTCGCACTCCCCCACCTCGATGAGGCCATGCCGCCCAGCCTCGGTCAGTACGCCAACGACCACACGAAGGCCTGGGCCGAGAAGGTCGACTCCTTCGACGGCTACATCTTCGTGACGCCCGAGTACAACCACTCCACCTCGGGCGCCCTCAAGAACGCGCTCGACTTCGTCTACGGCGAGTGGAACGACAAGGCGGCCGGACTCGTCAGCTACGGCGCGGCAGGCGGGACCCGCGCGGCCGAGCACCTCCGGCTCATCCTCGGCGAGCTGCAGGTCGCCGACGTGCGCCAGCAGGTCGCGTTCTCGCTCATGACCGACTTCGAGAACTACCACGTGTTCACGCCCGCGGCCTACCACCAGGGCATGCTCGCGGCCCAGCTCGACCAGCTCGTGCCGTGGGCCGCCGCCCTCAAGGGCGTGCGCGACGCGCGCTCCGCGCTCGCCCAGGCGGCCTGA
- a CDS encoding MarR family winged helix-turn-helix transcriptional regulator: protein MSEVSEIDEAEWELWQDFLTMHRDLMRELDRRLQSDAGLSQGDYTVLLTLFKAPDRRLRPGALGAAIGWEKSRLSHQLTRMVARGLIERVECDTDARGSLIVLTRDGRRALLGAMRDHASAIRSLFLDALEPDEKRVLAEASSRVLRRLGGSTACDGAEECAAG from the coding sequence ATGTCCGAGGTGTCCGAGATCGACGAGGCGGAGTGGGAGCTCTGGCAGGACTTCCTGACCATGCACCGCGACCTGATGCGCGAGCTCGACCGGCGCCTCCAGTCCGACGCGGGCCTCTCCCAGGGCGACTACACCGTGCTGCTCACGCTCTTCAAGGCACCCGACCGGCGCCTGCGCCCCGGTGCGCTCGGCGCCGCGATCGGGTGGGAGAAGAGCCGCCTCTCGCACCAGCTCACCCGCATGGTCGCGCGCGGACTCATCGAGCGGGTGGAGTGCGACACCGACGCCCGCGGGTCGCTCATCGTGCTCACGCGCGACGGTCGGCGGGCACTGCTCGGGGCGATGCGCGACCACGCGTCGGCCATCCGCAGCCTCTTCCTCGACGCGCTCGAGCCCGACGAGAAGCGCGTGCTCGCCGAGGCGTCGTCCCGCGTGCTCCGACGCCTCGGCGGTTCGACCGCGTGCGACGGCGCCGAGGAGTGCGCGGCGGGCTGA
- a CDS encoding DUF1540 domain-containing protein, which yields MSMTLDDLPAVAECSVSGCSYNDHSHCHAAAVTIGGSVGDAECATFIPLGTKGGLDKVLSHVGACQRSECVHNSSLECTAASVRVGPGVDDADCLTYEPA from the coding sequence ATGAGCATGACGCTCGACGATCTGCCCGCCGTCGCCGAGTGTTCGGTGTCCGGCTGTTCGTACAACGACCATTCGCACTGCCACGCCGCCGCGGTCACCATCGGCGGATCCGTCGGCGACGCGGAGTGCGCCACCTTCATCCCGCTCGGCACGAAGGGCGGACTCGACAAGGTGCTCTCGCACGTCGGCGCCTGCCAGCGGTCGGAGTGCGTGCACAATTCCTCGCTCGAGTGCACCGCGGCATCCGTTCGCGTCGGCCCGGGCGTCGACGATGCCGACTGCCTCACCTACGAGCCGGCCTGA